From the Pseudorasbora parva isolate DD20220531a chromosome 2, ASM2467924v1, whole genome shotgun sequence genome, the window AGCTGCTCATCATTGGTGACTCCAGtcagtatttttgtgtttttatacaCTTACTAACAAACTGTTTTTGTTCCAGCTTTTCTATCTGGATCTTTAATAGAGAACCCAAGCAGATCCCCAAGAGGGTATTACCAATATTTGTCATAAAATAAGTGTTAAAGCTCAATTATTTCTGTAGCACCCTGCCCATTACTAAGAATGCTTGAGGCTTTCTCAATTTACTGGAACTTTGTTGTGCAACTTCACAATTTAACTGGAAAATGTAAAGCTGAAATGAAACTactatgtgtatgtgtatgtaacAGTCCTCATCCCTACATGACATTAGTCATTTAAACAGTTCATGAGTGTGCCCTTGGGTGGGATGAGTACTGTGATGAAATGATCAGTGAAACTTTTGGCTACATCGTTTGAGCAGTTTATCTTTTGCTTTCATATTAAATTCACATAAATAAGTTGCATCAGGGATGCATAATTTATGTAAATTTACTATAAAACTTTCTCTGGTCATTCAACATCGCCCTTCATAAAGAAAATCCAggattataattatattttcttCCATATTGGGACATGCATCCAAGTGTTAGGGAAGctcgtttccaccacagaataaaaaaggtaatttactttatctcacaattcattctttttttatatcagaattgcttgatataaagtagcaattgtgagttataatgtcagaattgcaagttatattaagtccaatattttttttcttctctgaattgtgatataaacttgTAATGCTAAGTAAAAATGTCTTTCTATCAaacaattctgaatttataactcgcaattgcaactttataccacacaagattttttttattccatggccgaaacaagcttccataaagTTTATCAATCAAAAAGACAATGTAAGGCAGGGACTTTCAATTCATCAGGATTTTGAGAGTCCGGCATACGTCCCCAGGGAGATGTATTTGTTTCACCCCAAGATGTAGTtctaacatttttaataaacattgtgcggccaaaaaaattaaaataaaatgaaacttATACTTAGATAAGCTGTTCACAATAAATAATATGcaataacatgcatttaaaaatagagtttttactttaacaagCATGTTTATGCATCCAATTTTAGATCATAGAACTCTGTTTGCAGATGTGTTATCTTGAGTATCTACTCTGTGATGCAATCTCGAATCAAGAGTTCATAATGTTTGTAATTGAACTGTGGTAGTAACCACAACTGCCTCGTTTAGTCAGTTGTGGCCACTGACACGCTGTAACTGTTTGGCTGTGTAAAGTAGCATTTGTCTCCGTAAAGATATGAATAGGCTCAGGAACACCAGTTGACCCTTTGAATATAGTGACCTTTGTCACAAAGGGACATCTTAAGTTGGATGGTGCAGGTGGACAATTTGAGATATTTTTGTTAGTGCTGTATTTACACTATGCCATTGCACTTTTTTATGGAGAGGACATTTTTTCATATATTCcttttaatatttcattttacTGTTAATGTATATTATATCTATTACTACAGTCTTGCTTTATAAAGGAACATTCTGTCATGTTAAATAAACATATGCACTGAGGTATTACAGATGAACATTTAACAGATGCTACTCTGATTTGTTGCAGATGTTGGGAAAAGCAGTTTGCTCCTACGATTCGCAGACAACTCATTCTCTGGTGAGTATGCTTGGCACAGAACGcatgtctgtgagaaagacggagaatataaatatatgatCTGATTGACTGTGTTCTCTTGTCCAAGACAAAGTGATAGTGCGTGTTTGCTGAACAGCATGATTTTATATGTAACCTCTTGAACACTCACGCCCCTCACAGGAAGTTACATAACCACTATTGGAGTTGACTTCAAGATCCGCACAGTAGATATTGATGGAGAAAGAGTAAAACTCCAGATCTGGGACACTGCAGGGCAAGAAAGGTTCAGAACCATCACCTCGACGTAAGCTTTGCTTTAGTCAAACCATAAAGATATGATCTGTTTGACCATCCTTATGCTCTCTTTTGGTGTCCCCCTCACATGTTTGCTGTGTTTTTCCTCTAGGTATTACAGAAACACCCATGGTGTCATCATTGTGTACGATGTCACAAACCCTGAATCATTTGTCAACGTGAAAAGATGGTTAAATGAAATCTCTCAGAACTGTGACAATGTCTGCAAAATTTTAGGTTTGTTTATACACACGTTTTATTAACTTAATTTACTTTCCTATTATGCATTGTGATATGAAAAGTTATGGCTTGGTTATATATTCTACATTTGTTGTATGCCAACTTTTAATATTCCTTTTCACTATGATCCCTAACAGTGGGAAACAAGAATGACGATCCTTCTAAAAGGCTTGTGGAAACCCAAGATGCTCAGCGCTTTGGAGAGTCAGTTGGTGTGCGGTTGTTTGAGACGAGCGCAAAAGAGAATATCAACGTAGAAGAGGTGAGGTTTTTGCGATTCTGTCTTCACAAAATTTGGAATTTAGactaatttaaaggtgcagtaagcgatTTATGAGAAACGTTGTTGAAAGTGGATCAGACCAAGCAGCACAACAcacctgagacgagagatttatgtattttatttccagtgttgggagtaatgcattacaaaagtaatacattacagtaacgtGTTACTTTTTGttgtaacgcagtagtgtaaggcattactaatcaattttcagtaatattttactcgaCATTTTTTCAGTAATGCTTGCGTTACCCCCACCCCCcccaaaataatacaataatacgaaaaaggaaaaggaaaaaaagacgCCATACATTAGCgcatgaaaaatgcaagttGTTACCTATTTGTGGTCATTCAATAGCCGCGTGTGGTGTCCaggttagtaattaaatactaaatgacagcttctgatatatttttgtatagcgatttacttcattttccttcaaaTCCATACTTCAattcatctccctcttgctggtgTACTTTTGGATATTGTGTGATATAGTCCAGTGAAGGCGTAGGCCTATGTGTTTATTGCGGATTTTACAAAAGTGCCGCAGGCATGATTTCAGTCTCTGTGCTCGCGCTGgccagtggaaaagtggctaaagaaggtttaaaggctctgtcgtttcaaagaaaaGCACAACGACAAGCGCGTCGAAGAATGGACGAGAGACAAGGTGCGCGCTGCTAAGCCAAACTATAGGCCTAATGCCTATAAAcaacacttgggtgaagatgacagaataagacgACTGCACACcgtcgtttagattttttatagtaataaagaaatttagttcagttagagaacagaccgTTCAAATAAAAATGGAAGGTGTCTGCTGCATGATCCGAACGCGTGATCTTGAGCTgagatgatcgcggaagatttggtttcaaattgcaatgtaaaagcgcctattaaaggggggttgtcattgtgttgtgtatttcattaagaataacaGACTAACTCTAAACCAAAACTCAAATCTGCTTGGCCGCACAGAGCGCGCATTTACtaacgagctgtcattcactctgtgcgcgcactggcgcgttttcagttcatatggaagcttaaccttgataggaattcattgaaagcactcgctttgcatcTGCTCCCGTTATTAATGCCCAAGCGGCGGTGCGAATGTTCCTTTCGGTTAAATAgaatagtgatttaaaagcccagataccggtgatgtcatcacactttgattaactggtgggaaaatgtccccaccatctcatccctactgtacattcgcgagatggatgcgcattgcttagtttatcagagataaggacaagaacgtaGGCTAGTCAAATGTAGGCTAGTCAACCTTATCGGTTAATACttggttaaccatagtgtgcgtcagggttattatttttagtttattaatttgacgaccgctatctccgtagtgaacgcgcctatagagagaaatgcacatcatggattacataatcagagagtagcctatttcttttcgttttaaatagttaaaagacatttcaagctttcttaagatatatttcatgtctgtgaggcctacgctgagtttcgttaaattaggatgagatgcgctccagctcacgagcaatgcaagtggccgcgagggcgcctgcatgattagggcatgtagtaaaatatgcagccgagaatgattcacacagcgtttgactcgcgcggctgagcctttcccggcagagagttcaagcatctgtggactcgttccttcagctctagccatcttgctttcagtccgcgattagctttttttgttttcttcattacagttaaagtaacctctgcatTTCGCTtgtccctcacaagtttctcacttcaaactttctttcttctgatccgttatgcacagcgcgctccctctctgcttctgccctaatgcgacttatgttattttcctcttcatgacgcatattttgactgatgcgacttatactccggagcgacttatagcctgaaaaatgcggtaagcactgcattgcaatactttcATTTTGCAccgtcactctcaattttaaagtgctcccacgcttgtacttttctttgcccgcttcatgttagaaagctggtcatgacttcttcttgtggatattacaaatgtctgggagctcTCTGGCAGTTCACGTCtaaaagcacgtcattgacgccacttaaccgagcaaaatgtttcactcggttacgcaatttttaacggttaatcggttaaccatggacacccctaatttcgaaagagaagacaatgctgaataaagtcgtattttttgttatttttggaccaaaatgtattgtcgacgcttcaaaagagtctaaataactaactgatgtcccatatggactactttgatgatgtttttattaccttctggacgtgggcagcaagtgggcatacacttacattcaaatgacagaaagccctcggactaaatctaaaatatcttaaactgtgttccgaggatgaacagaggtcttaagggtgtggaacgacattagggtgagtcattaatgagagaaatttcattttttagtaaactaaccctttaaaggtgccctagaatgaaaaatgttattaaccttgtaaaagagaaataataagagttcagtataGGGATGCTCATTTCGCTTAATTTTCACGACCGACAACCAATGCTCATTAATCGATTATTAACCGTTAACTGGTAAGATTATCATATTGAATtggcattacataaaaatacaattgacgAGTGTCTGTGACccgttaaaaatacttttttcacgtgtttattttttgtgcaaacAGCAGAATAAAGAACAGCTCAAGCCTGAAGCCTATGGGACCCGTGCTTCTAAcctttttaggcttctccttcattttatatttattttattaattaaaagaaacaatgtgctgcgctggtggaaacaataTGAGACCATGATAGTTTACGCGACTGTCAAGACATGATTCGCACAGGGTTATAGAGTCCAGCAGCAGCGTGCATTTCTTCagcgcagctgctagagttatggcctttttacagcTGGTTCCTttattcgttttctctgaccaggtatctatctgattgcgaaatgaccaggactAAACATAAATGCCGATTTACATTTAATTCCGAttactcaaacaaaccaatccAAAAGGTGGtctgaaagcatttcagacaaAACCGTACAAGTGTAACTGTATCTGGATGTTTAAACCACaagtgtaaattttactcctggcaaatggttaaaaaataaacgtgtgtgagagcgttatgttgtagtcagatagatatgatggtgctactgcaacaCCCGCAACGCcacaaatgagtaaagcaagccaacgcaattGGCcgtaaataaaacttaaaatgAGTCTCAGATGCTCAAAACCACAAAGATCTtcaatgatcttaccagtgcttaggtcacTCTCTCATAttgtggtctttgaatttgaaatgagctgctgaataaaatgcatcttgaatcttttgcttttgttGCTGTGAACGccattaaatataggctatatgcCGGAATTGAAGATCTAATAtaaaggctattcattttgcagAGGTGTAAGGTAGAgaagacaaactgcatgttctttttttattatttgtttagattgtttagctcGTTTCGTTTGCCAGCTTCAGGCTATCAgtctgcctcagctcgtcaaaaatgcctttttactCTGGAGTTAATATTATAGTAGGCCTAGATTAGTAGCCTAGGCTAAattaacattgtgatgcttgaagtgttatatctatggattttattataggcaagacaagtcaagagttgatttgagaggctaaattgattaaacGTGGTTAACTCGCTGTCAGCCGCTGGTCGTCActataaaatgaaacaaaatataactagtttgacattaaaaacaaaactgaactattttaatggttGCAACAATGTAAGACAAAAAAACACAGGCTCCAGTCAGACTGAGATTtgtgataagctgtcggacaaaACCACACTACGAAAAGCAATAAACAAGGCTTTAGATGGCACTGATGCGCAGGGAATACAGAGACGCCTCGCTACAGCGGCTAGCATCGGGGAAGCGATGTTCATTTGCTTTCCTATACCAGTCAGGAATTTTGCATGTAACTTCGTCTCCCTTTCTGTCTAAATGGTCCCACACAGTATGCTTCTTTCCCATCGCTTCATTTTGCGACGTCTGTGTTGGCACGTGTGGTTCGTTGCATGTCGAAGCGCCccgtgagtaaaaaaaaaaaactttaaactgTTTAACTGAAAATAACTGTTAATATGAGCATCCctagttcagtacatggacatcacatactgtaaatatgtctcaaacaccattgcctcctacttcttatgtaaatctcacattaaaaaaaaacacagaaaaataagtgattctcaacatactGCCActggaactgacggagccgaatcatcgagACCGCAGGTAAACAAGTGACACTCGAGGATAGcgaaacggcagctctcatggacacagatgtcatgttccaggctgtgcaggggacgtgaggacttttcatatgtcaacagtcatggttgaggtttttTATAATCGGatcacaacaatttaattcaaaatcgttcgtttgttcggcccatttcaagtaAGCTTCCTTCAGCGTTCTAAaatgaagaaaggggcaactatattcctgcaagtaagttgtgatttatccacttattgactagctgtttaaaccacttctgattaaattgaaagtttcttagagagacagcattgtctagataacgcaagatgctagtacagtaacaacaggaaactccaagtaccatacaaatctaaatagtgtgtctaatgacaaaggttaaaattattttgtattacaaaatacaaccgtggatacgttgcttacagatcgttcactcgatccttctagcaaacgtcaccttttccaccataagttaaaatgacagtcatttgacaaggctattcattttgtaaaaatatatacatttatatttttgagaactgaagtatgatgtttttgcatgcttgtatttcagagtacatcacagtcactgcgtagcctacattgtgactggCGTGCATATGGGGTCCAGATTGTAAtgtgtttaggtaaaacaccggatagtaaacgtgttcttttcacagaaaagatGGGGgattttaaattactgaaatctggcgaCCTTAAGCTCTCTCTcgtgcgcggatgatctgaaaacaccaataaacaagtaggctgcattttttgcaatctccatttgagatctggttaaagtgtcattcagtcggtctgtgttctgtcaggactcaccagccgcttcgctgaacaactgaactgctttgaggtgctgaaataagccaatcagagcagagctacacattaatattcatgactcttccaaataaggcaaaaacagagcattacatcctagggacaatttatagggttgtaaatggacctgtaaaacttttatctggacaatttctgcccttaaataagccacataccctctatgtagatatcagagaacacaacatattgtttcaactcattctagagcacctttaatgataaatcactgaagtaaccctttttAAGGGtcagtttacccaaaaataaaaattctgtcattaattatttaccATAATGTCTTTCAGCACCCGTAAGATGTCCTTCCATCTTCGGAACCCAAATTAAGATGTtcttgttgaaatccgatggctcagaaaggccttcattgacaccagtgtcatttcctctctcaagacccataaaggcacttacattgttacaaagcccatctcacaacagtggttctacaataattttatgaagcgatgagaattagtttttctgcaaaaaaaacctaaataacgtcttctatagtgatgggctgacttcaaaacaaagtttcgaaacgttatgaatcagcgtatcgattcatgatttggatagcgtgtcaaactgctgaaatcacgtgacattggcgatccaaatcctgaatcaatacgctgattgtttgaatctttatttcggcccatcactatataagtcgttatttagatttttttgcgcacaaaaactattctcgtcggtCCATataattattgtagagccactgtagtgagatgggctttgtaacgtctttggtgccttttatgggtcttgagagaggaaatgacattggtgtcaaatgaaagcctttctgagcccacagatttcaacaaaaatatcttaatttgtgttctgaagatgaacgggtgTCATCGGGTGTCAGCTTCATTCTGAagatttttgggtaaactaaccttTAAGTTTAATTTTAAGCTAAAATGCTTGAGTAGAATGATTCTTTAATTTCTGTCCactataatgtgttaaataaaataaaaggtatgATATCTATGTCTTATATTCTACTCTCTTCGCAGATGTTCATGGCTTTCACCCACATGGTCCTTCGAGCCAAGAAACAGAGCCAGAGTCGagcagaaagagagagggagagagaaaaggACACTGTCCATATTAATTCCCACCGAGATAGAGAGAGGAGGAAGAAAGGAAAGAAATGCTGTTAGAGCAAAGGTGTTGGAACAAATGGAAAGAAGGACAAATCAAACACCTTTGAAACTTCATTCCTTTGCATCAATTTAACAGATTAGAAATGTGACTTTATGTTAACACTGCGCTCAGATAAAGCCAAGAGGAATAAATTCACTATAATGTGCCGAACATCAGCGTTTGTTTACATGTTTAtcaatgtaatgtttttttgtttttgctttttacAAAAGGGGAATTGACTGGCATGTTTTTACACTGGTATCAAAAGCCTGGTCTAGGAAAGACACTATACACAAACTGTCTAATGTGTTTCACTATTATTAGTGAAAGATGTTTTGTGTTGGATTAAAATTGACCTGGTATATGTCattaatgtatgcaaataattaattagcaataaaatatgattttaaaaatcacaaatgTGTCAATTTCTAACATTTGCACTTGTGaaagacttttttttagaaTTATATAGTATATTAGagtaaaattactctagtaaCCCTGCTgaaatgtttgtgtgtctgtgtgtgtgtgtatatatatatatatatatatatattatatatgattTGAGCTGGCCCTATTTTATAACCAGCTGCCATGCTAAAACATACCTAACCagcatataattatatatatatatatatatatatatatatatatatatatatatatatatataataataatatgctgGTTAGGTATGTTTTAGCATGGCAGCTGGTTATAAAATAGGGCCAGCTCAAATCAGTTGCTTCAAAACATACCTAACCGGCATATGCCCTTTTTTTAAACAGGGAAATACTATAGTGTGTTTGAACAATACTATAGTAAATATACTACAGTAAAATGAATACCTCAGTAAGTACTATAGTTTAACATTGAACTATAATTAATACAACAGCATGCTGTAGTATAAATTAACAACGTGTAGTAAATAATactacaatttactgtagtatcttacTATAGTATGGTTCAGAAACATAATATGCTGTCGAAACAAGtatttattaacatcattttaatatactatagtatttttgttttatgtggATGAACTGTGCCTACTCACTTTCCTGTTTTAGTTCAACTCTGTTCAACTTGTACAAACATGTACGTGTTTCTCAGTCGGAGTTCCTGGATTTAACCTACCAAATAAGTGTTGAAAGCACCGCTTCtttaagttatttaatttgACCTCTGAATCATGAAACCCTAAAATTCTTAGCTGTTTGTCAGTCGGCTCTTCTCTGTCAGCTGACCGATGTCGTGGAGTTGTGACGTCACTGTCAACATGGCTGCCGATAGCGAGTGAGTATTGTGCTGCTGGAAAACACTGACAAAAACGTTTATTTGTTACTAATTACTATGTAAATCAAGGGTTGGTTGACATATGAACTACAAATATCTTCTTTGAAAGAGTTGCAGAGCATACTTGTTAACGGTACAAGAGAGTTGTCATAGGTGACTAAAATGGTACTGTGCTATATGATAACAACAATTTAGAATTTAAATTCAATGATGCAAACTGTTTATGCAGAAAACTGCGGAAATAACTTTGTCATAGAATAAGTGAATCCATGTTTAAGTTGGTCGGACGTAATCTGTTTAGTCATGGGCGTTGTAATTCAGTATCTAAGTAAACAAATGACCAAGTGTTTTACTGTACATGACTTTGACCCAGCGTCTCTGGATATCTGATGTGTCATACTCATTTTAATGTAACATTAATACAGTTCTACTCGAAATTTACATCAATTCACGTCTGTTTGACACCACAGTGTCCTGTCTGAAATTGAAGTGCTGCAGTCCATCTACTTGGATGAGCTCAGTGTTTCTCAACGAGATGAGGGGTAAATGTATTAGCATTTCATAAATTGCTGGACATAATAATATAGTTAAATGTTATTAACCTGTACAGAAATAAAGATGTCAAATCTGTCTCAATCAGAGGGTGGACAGTCAGTTTGGTACTCTATCCCTCCACTGCGGAGGACTGTCTCTCTCAATTTGTCCGTCTTACACTGACAATGGATCTGAACTCTCAGGTTTGTTGTCAAATTGCTATTATATTAGACTAAGGTAATGAaactaacacacacatatatatgtgtgtgtgtattatatatatatatatatatatatatatatatatatatatatatatatatatatatatatatatatatgcatacacacacacttctttacTAGCAgcttactttcttttttttctttttttctgaatgcatttttttattcactttCAGTATCCATATTCATCCCCTTGCATCTCTATTCAAAATCCACGTGGACTCTCAGATGATAACCTGCTCAGGTGATTGAATAGTATTAGATATTGTTATATTTGAACTTCAAAATGTCCTGTTTCACTT encodes:
- the si:dkey-16l2.16 gene encoding ras-related protein Rab-35, whose protein sequence is MAGKDYHHLFKLLIIGDSNVGKSSLLLRFADNSFSGSYITTIGVDFKIRTVDIDGERVKLQIWDTAGQERFRTITSTYYRNTHGVIIVYDVTNPESFVNVKRWLNEISQNCDNVCKILVGNKNDDPSKRLVETQDAQRFGESVGVRLFETSAKENINVEEMFMAFTHMVLRAKKQSQSRAEREREREKDTVHINSHRDRERRKKGKKCC